TCCTTAGTGCTTTCAACGTAACCAATTCCGGATCACCGGGGCCCAAAGAAACACAAACAGGCAAATATTTTTCTACTTTTTCAGGCATCTAAATAAAACAGTTTCTACATTCTTAAAAGACTATTCAAAACCTTCTCCACACCTTCCCACTAACTCCTGAACAGATGCTTAAAGTCATCGGCGTATAACCGTGAAAGTCCGTGGCGGTTATCGATAGCTTCACCTACCACAATCATTGTCGTTAACGTGAGGTCGTTATCACGGATAATCTTTGCCAGGTCTTTTAATTCTCCGCGATAGATTCGCTCATCTTTCCAGGTGAGTTTGTAACAGGCTGCTACAGGGGTGGTAGGAGGATAATGTTCCAGTAACTCTCGTTGTACATCTTCGGCTATGGCAGCGCTCAGAAAAATACACATCGTACTTTGCGAACGGGCAAGCAGGTGCAACTTCTCCTTTTCGGGCATGGGTGTGCGCCCTTCTCCGCGTGTAAGGATAATGGTTTGTACTTTCTCGGGAATGGTGAATTGCGATTGCAACGCCGCTGCTGCTGCCTGGAACGATGAAATACCGGGAGTGATGTGATACGACATGCCGTGTGCATCAAACAAGGCCATCTGTTCCTGAATAGCGCCGTAAATGCAGGGATCACCCGTATGCAAACGCACAATAAGTTTACCCTGATCGTAAAATTCTTTCATTATAGCGAATTGCTCTTCGAGGCTCATCGGAGCCGAACTGCGAACTGTCGCTCCTTTCTTTGCATAGTGCGTGAGTTCCACGGGAACAAGGCTTCCGGCATAGAGGATCAGGTCAGCATCTTCCAGGAAATATTTCCCTTTCAACGAAATCAATTCGGGATCCCCCGGCCCGGCTCCCACAATTTCAATATGCCCATGGCGCAATACGCTCCGGTTAATGGCCAGTGAAAACGTAAAGTCATTGCCTTCGCTTAATACACCTTTCTGTTTCTCCAGGATCAACAGCCCCATTTCCGAAGCCTTCAATGCCGATGCTTCTGATACGCTCGGCACGGATGTTACACTCACCACTTTGTCTGATGGATTGGGTATATCGATACCCTCTAACTCCGATGCGGTGTAGATATGCAAAGGGGCATTATAACGTCGAGAAAGGTCCTGCAGTAGTGGTTCATCCTTCTTTAGTTCGATAGAGGAAATACCTGCAATCGCCTCTTTCGCCACATGTTTCTCCGACAGAAAACGATCAATATATTCACCTATCCCGGCAGGACTGCATAACTTGCGGCAACCGATCCCCAGCTGCAATACTCTCGGGTGAAAATAAATCACGGGAACAGGAGAATCGGGATATAAGAATGGGGTGACGGCGATCAATAATTCATATTTTTCCCAGCCAATATTTTCAATGGAATAGAAAATATCAGTATGCTCAGGTTTGTTGCGCTCTAAATAATCGCTACCGGCATCTTTTATATCGAGCAGCAATGCTGTCGGTTTCCTGTTGACGAAAGTGGTGAGCGGATGGTTGAAGTTGCCGGCAGTCGTACGTGTTATCCATCCGAAACGCTGGTCCAACGTATCCAACGCCCACAATCCGGTGTTGTCGCTTTGCGTGGTGATGATCTCTTCTCCGCCTATAATGCGCGCCAAACGTTCGCTAAAGGTATTGGCGCCGCCTACATGCCCTGATAAAACGGAAATAACGTATTTTCCGCTACTGTCGATATTGATGACTGCCGGATCGGTATGTTTATTCTTTATACAGGGTGCAATGCTACGCACACAAATGCCCATTGCCCCGATAAAGACCAGTACATCGACGGTCGGGAACAGTTGTTTTACTCCTTTTGAAAAGGATGATATCTGTACGCACCCTTCTATAGGGGACTTTGTGTAGATAACCGTTTCGGGGAACTCCCGCCGGATCAGGCGGGCGATCTCGATAGCGGTTTCGGAAACCAGTATAACGGCAAGTGTTGCCTGTTCAGGTTTGTCTGTTTCTGATTGTATGCTGGAGTTATTCATCTTTCCATTATGTTTCAGGAGTCTTATGGTTTTGAATATTAGTGCTTTCATCTATTTGGTTGCTTTCATCACATCAATCGGGTTGAAGTCATCCGTTTGGATACGGATCGTTTGCCTCAATTGCAAGTTGTATCTGTCAATAGCCTTCAGAAATAACTGGCGGCTCTCTTCCGATACGGAGTTGAAAACAATCACACCGTCATCTGCCAACAGATCGCTGGTCTTTTCTATGATTTCATCCATCTTCCCTCCGTGTCCGCCAATGAAAACTGCGTCGGGACTGGGGTAGGGGGTAATATCGATTTGTGCGAAATCGCCGATGACCGTCTCGATACCCGGGGTGCCGAATTTTCTTGCGTTATCATGTATCAACTGTTCTCCTTCGGGACGTTGTTCAAATGCTATGATACGCAGGTGTGGAAATTGCAGTTTCGCTTCTACCGATACCGAACCGGTACAGAAACCGATGTCCCAGAAAACGTGGCGATCATGCAAATCGAGCATACTGAGCGATAGTAGCCGGATAGGCATTTTGGTAATCATCCTGGCTCTTCCGTCAAGCAGGTGAAAATCAGATTCCGGAATACCAAACGGCCGTGGACGTATATTGATACGACGCAAAATGAGATTATTGGGAAATGCGAATGTTTTACCAACTACTTCTTCCAATCTCCAATCCGACACTTTTTCCTTTTCTCCGTTTCCAAGCAGTTCACCTACTGACATCGTATAATTGTCATACCCATATTCCAGCATTCGTGCAGCGATGGCAGACGGTGTGTGTTCCTTATTATCAGTCAATACCCCGATCTTTTCGTAACCCCGTATCAGCGCCTCATCGAATTTGTTCCATGAACGTCCTGTAAGTGACACAACGTGCATATTATGATAAGGCATCAGCAGTCGGTGTGCCAACAATTGCAAAGAGTTGAAGAACGGGAAAACCTTTACTTCTGCTTCCGGTATCTCACGCAACACCGTGTTGGCAAAGCCATAGAATAAAGGATCACCCGATGCGAAGACCACCACCGACTCGTGAGAGCGGTATTGTTCGAACACATCGGAGAGAGGTACCGTAATGGGTATCCAACTATGCTCCAAAGGCAAATAGGGCTTGACAATCTCATAATGTCGTGTCCCACCCGAAAAGAGAGTATGTGATTGTATTACCTGCTGCACTTCGGGTGTAAAGTACTGTTCCCTGTTGTCATCTATGCCTATAATAAAGAAGTTCATTTACATACGTCTTACATGTCTTTTCCCGGCTTGAGCTGCGCTGCATCATCGAGCGTGAGAATGGAATTTACAAGCGTAGCAGCGAGATTGCTTCCACCTTTACGCCCCTCCACGATCAGTTTGGGGATATGCCTGAACGGCTTGGTCATATGTTTCGACTCGCGTACATTGACAAAGCCGACCGGTGCGGCAATAATACCTGCGGGTTGGGCTTTGTCTTTGCGGATCAATTCGCATAATTCGATAAGCGCAGTCGGTGCATTACCGAAGACGAACAATGCATCGGGATGTTCCGCTACAGCCAGCCGGATTCCGGCTTGCGTACGGGTGACTCCCTTCTCTTCCGCCAGTGCTGCCACGCGTGGGTCGTACAGGTAACATTTGGCTTCTATCCCGAGTCGCTCTAAGGCTCCTTTACGAATTCCGGAAACAACCATGGTTACATCGGAGATTATATACTTGATCTGCCCGTTCCTGCATTGTTTATGCAGTTTTTCCACGGCGCTCTCATCGGTATAGAGAATATTCTCCATGTCGAAATCGGCAGTGGTATGGATCGCATGCAGCAACGCCCATTTCTTATCCAACGCAATATCGCGGTCTTTTAATTCACC
This window of the Proteiniphilum saccharofermentans genome carries:
- the cobM gene encoding precorrin-4 C(11)-methyltransferase, whose protein sequence is MNNSSIQSETDKPEQATLAVILVSETAIEIARLIRREFPETVIYTKSPIEGCVQISSFSKGVKQLFPTVDVLVFIGAMGICVRSIAPCIKNKHTDPAVINIDSSGKYVISVLSGHVGGANTFSERLARIIGGEEIITTQSDNTGLWALDTLDQRFGWITRTTAGNFNHPLTTFVNRKPTALLLDIKDAGSDYLERNKPEHTDIFYSIENIGWEKYELLIAVTPFLYPDSPVPVIYFHPRVLQLGIGCRKLCSPAGIGEYIDRFLSEKHVAKEAIAGISSIELKKDEPLLQDLSRRYNAPLHIYTASELEGIDIPNPSDKVVSVTSVPSVSEASALKASEMGLLILEKQKGVLSEGNDFTFSLAINRSVLRHGHIEIVGAGPGDPELISLKGKYFLEDADLILYAGSLVPVELTHYAKKGATVRSSAPMSLEEQFAIMKEFYDQGKLIVRLHTGDPCIYGAIQEQMALFDAHGMSYHITPGISSFQAAAAALQSQFTIPEKVQTIILTRGEGRTPMPEKEKLHLLARSQSTMCIFLSAAIAEDVQRELLEHYPPTTPVAACYKLTWKDERIYRGELKDLAKIIRDNDLTLTTMIVVGEAIDNRHGLSRLYADDFKHLFRS
- the cbiE gene encoding precorrin-6y C5,15-methyltransferase (decarboxylating) subunit CbiE, with the protein product MNFFIIGIDDNREQYFTPEVQQVIQSHTLFSGGTRHYEIVKPYLPLEHSWIPITVPLSDVFEQYRSHESVVVFASGDPLFYGFANTVLREIPEAEVKVFPFFNSLQLLAHRLLMPYHNMHVVSLTGRSWNKFDEALIRGYEKIGVLTDNKEHTPSAIAARMLEYGYDNYTMSVGELLGNGEKEKVSDWRLEEVVGKTFAFPNNLILRRINIRPRPFGIPESDFHLLDGRARMITKMPIRLLSLSMLDLHDRHVFWDIGFCTGSVSVEAKLQFPHLRIIAFEQRPEGEQLIHDNARKFGTPGIETVIGDFAQIDITPYPSPDAVFIGGHGGKMDEIIEKTSDLLADDGVIVFNSVSEESRQLFLKAIDRYNLQLRQTIRIQTDDFNPIDVMKATK